The Sesamum indicum cultivar Zhongzhi No. 13 linkage group LG2, S_indicum_v1.0, whole genome shotgun sequence genome contains a region encoding:
- the LOC105177228 gene encoding probable rhamnogalacturonate lyase B isoform X6: MSGIGMHLWVKEHQVVIDNGVFQLTLSNPGGIIRGIQYHGIENLLELNNKDLNGGYLTFLLFKLFWDLNWSEAGSTKTRGKFDTIEGTSLRVIVETEEQVELSFTRTWDPSVQGEQAPLTIDRRFVMLRGSTGFYSYAIFEHSEDFPGFNLNTTRIAFMLRKDKFHYMAIADDRQRYMPLPDDRLPGRGQQLAYPEAVLLVDPVEPEFKGEVDDKYQYSCENKDNQVHGWICFDPPVGFWQITPSNEFRNGGPFKQDLTSHVNPTTLAMKKEVESWPYSFVASDDFPNSNQRGAVRGKMLVHDRCISKDAIPAKAAYVGLAPPGDDGSWQRESKGYQFWTTADENGYFAINDIRTADYNLYAWVPGFIGDYKCEIVLTITPGCDIDVGELTYEPPRNGPTLWEIGIPDRTAAEFYVPDPNPMYINKLYVNHPDRFRQYGLWERYTDLYPDKDLVYTVGVSDYRKDWFYAQVTRRIGDNSYKSTTWQIKFNIITVDEGGTYTLRLALASAHNSELQVRVNDSDADPPLFSTGVIGADNAIARHGIHGIYWLFNVDIPAAQLMQGENTIYLTQAKSSSPFQGIMYDYLRLEGPSPINSYT, translated from the exons ATGTCTGGCATTGGAATGCATTTGTGGGTTAAGGAACATCAA GTTGTGATTGATAATGGAGTTTTCCAACTGACGCTGTCAAATCCAGGAGGAATTATCAGGGGCATACAGTATCATggaattgaaaatttgctaGAACTTAACAACAAAGACCTGAATGGCGGGTACCTGACATTCTTGTTGTTCAAACT GTTTTGGGACCTTAATTGGAGTGAAGCAGGGAGTACCAAAACGAGGGGAAAATTTGATAC aATTGAAGGGACAAGCTTGAGAGTTATTGTAGAAACTGAGGAGCAAGTAGAGCTTTCGTTCACAAGAACATGGGATCCATCAGTCCAAGGAGAACAAGCTCCTTTAACTATAGACAGGAG GTTTGTGATGCTTCGAGGATCAACAGGATTCTACTCTTATGCCATTTTTGAACATTCAGAGGACTTTCCTGGTTTCAACCTTAACACCACAAGGATTGCATTCATGCTCAGAAAAGACAA GTTTCATTACATGGCCATAGCAGATGACAGGCAAAGATATATGCCCCTGCCAGATGATCGGTTACCAGGAAGAGGTCAACAGCTGGCTTACCCAGAAGCAGTTCTCCTTGTTGATCCCGTGGAGCCCGAATTTAAAGGAGAA GTGGATGACAAATACCAATACTCATGTGAGAACAAAGATAATCAGGTGCATGGATGGATATGTTTTGACCCGCCTGTGGGTTTTTGGCAAATTACACCAAGCAATGAATTCCGTAATGGAGGACCCTTCAAACAAGACCTGACCTCCCACGTGAATCCTACCACCCTTGCG ATGAAGAAAGAAGTGGAGTCATGGCCCTACAGTTTTGTAGCCTCAGATGATTTTCCTAACTCTAATCAGAGGGGTGCAGTAAGGGGTAAAATGCTTGTACATGAcag GTGTATTAGCAAAGATGCTATACCGGCTAAAGCAGCCTATGTTGGCTTGGCCCCTCCAGGAGATGATGGATCTTGGCAAAGAGAATCTAAG GGGTATCAATTTTGGACTACTGCTGATGAAAATGGCTACTTTGCCATTAATGATATACGTACTGCTGACTATAATCTGTATGCATGGGTGCCTGGGTTTATTGGAGATTACAAGTGCGAAATAGTATTAACCATAACTCCAG GTTGTGACATTGATGTTGGTGAGCTTACATATGAGCCTCCAAGAAATGGTCCCACATTGTGGGAAATTGGCATCCCAGATCGTACTGCTGCTGAATTTTATGTTCCAGATCCCAACCCAATGTACATCAATAAACTATATGTAAATCATCCAGACAG GTTTAGACAATATGGATTATGGGAAAGATATACTGATTTATATCCAGATAAAGATTTAGTATACACCGTGGGTGTCAGTGACTATAGAAAAGATTGGTTCTACGCTCAGGTTACAAG GAGAATTGGTGACAATTCATACAAGAGCACAACATGgcaaataaaattcaacattatCACTGTGGATGAAGGTGGAACCTACACATTGCGGTTGGCACTTGCATCGGCCCACAATTCTGAGTTACAG GTCCGGGTCAATGATTCTGATGCTGATCCTCCCTTATTTTCAACTGGGGTAATTGGAGCAGACAATGCAATTGCTAGGCATGGAATTCATGGCATATATTGGTTGTTTAATGTGGATATACCAGCTGCTCAACTCATGCAGGGGGAAAATACCATATATCTAACACAAGCAAAGAGTAGTAGCCCCTTCCAAGGTATTATGTATGACTACCTTCGTCTGGAAGGTCCATCACCCATTAATTCCTACACTTGA
- the LOC105177228 gene encoding probable rhamnogalacturonate lyase B isoform X5, which produces MSGIGMHLWVKEHQVVIDNGVFQLTLSNPGGIIRGIQYHGIENLLELNNKDLNGGYLTFLLFKLFWDLNWSEAGSTKTRGKFDTIEGTSLRVIVETEEQVELSFTRTWDPSVQGEQAPLTIDRRFVMLRGSTGFYSYAIFEHSEDFPGFNLNTTRIAFMLRKDKFHYMAIADDRQRYMPLPDDRLPGRGQQLAYPEAVLLVDPVEPEFKGEVDDKYQYSCENKDNQVHGWICFDPPVGFWQITPSNEFRNGGPFKQDLTSHVNPTTLAIFVTSHYAGEDLILKFQPGEIWKKVFGPVFIYLNSVSDANDAFSLWSDAKEQMKKEVESWPYSFVASDDFPNSNQRGAVRGKMLVHDRCISKDAIPAKAAYVGLAPPGDDGSWQRESKGYQFWTTADENGYFAINDIRTADYNLYAWVPGFIGDYKCEIVLTITPGCDIDVGELTYEPPRNGPTLWEIGIPDRTAAEFYVPDPNPMYINKLYVNHPDRFRQYGLWERYTDLYPDKDLVYTVGVSDYRKDWFYAQVTRRIGDNSYKSTTWQIKFNIITVDEGGTYTLRLALASAHNSELQTMQLLGMEFMAYIGCLMWIYQLLNSCRGKIPYI; this is translated from the exons ATGTCTGGCATTGGAATGCATTTGTGGGTTAAGGAACATCAA GTTGTGATTGATAATGGAGTTTTCCAACTGACGCTGTCAAATCCAGGAGGAATTATCAGGGGCATACAGTATCATggaattgaaaatttgctaGAACTTAACAACAAAGACCTGAATGGCGGGTACCTGACATTCTTGTTGTTCAAACT GTTTTGGGACCTTAATTGGAGTGAAGCAGGGAGTACCAAAACGAGGGGAAAATTTGATAC aATTGAAGGGACAAGCTTGAGAGTTATTGTAGAAACTGAGGAGCAAGTAGAGCTTTCGTTCACAAGAACATGGGATCCATCAGTCCAAGGAGAACAAGCTCCTTTAACTATAGACAGGAG GTTTGTGATGCTTCGAGGATCAACAGGATTCTACTCTTATGCCATTTTTGAACATTCAGAGGACTTTCCTGGTTTCAACCTTAACACCACAAGGATTGCATTCATGCTCAGAAAAGACAA GTTTCATTACATGGCCATAGCAGATGACAGGCAAAGATATATGCCCCTGCCAGATGATCGGTTACCAGGAAGAGGTCAACAGCTGGCTTACCCAGAAGCAGTTCTCCTTGTTGATCCCGTGGAGCCCGAATTTAAAGGAGAA GTGGATGACAAATACCAATACTCATGTGAGAACAAAGATAATCAGGTGCATGGATGGATATGTTTTGACCCGCCTGTGGGTTTTTGGCAAATTACACCAAGCAATGAATTCCGTAATGGAGGACCCTTCAAACAAGACCTGACCTCCCACGTGAATCCTACCACCCTTGCG ATATTTGTTACATCGCATTACGCAGGAGAGGATCTGATACTAAAATTTCAACCTGGAGAAATATGGAAGAAAGTTTTTGGCCCAGTTTTTATCTATCTCAATTCTGTGTCAGATGCAAATGATGCATTTTCACTTTGGTCCGATGCCAAAGAACAG ATGAAGAAAGAAGTGGAGTCATGGCCCTACAGTTTTGTAGCCTCAGATGATTTTCCTAACTCTAATCAGAGGGGTGCAGTAAGGGGTAAAATGCTTGTACATGAcag GTGTATTAGCAAAGATGCTATACCGGCTAAAGCAGCCTATGTTGGCTTGGCCCCTCCAGGAGATGATGGATCTTGGCAAAGAGAATCTAAG GGGTATCAATTTTGGACTACTGCTGATGAAAATGGCTACTTTGCCATTAATGATATACGTACTGCTGACTATAATCTGTATGCATGGGTGCCTGGGTTTATTGGAGATTACAAGTGCGAAATAGTATTAACCATAACTCCAG GTTGTGACATTGATGTTGGTGAGCTTACATATGAGCCTCCAAGAAATGGTCCCACATTGTGGGAAATTGGCATCCCAGATCGTACTGCTGCTGAATTTTATGTTCCAGATCCCAACCCAATGTACATCAATAAACTATATGTAAATCATCCAGACAG GTTTAGACAATATGGATTATGGGAAAGATATACTGATTTATATCCAGATAAAGATTTAGTATACACCGTGGGTGTCAGTGACTATAGAAAAGATTGGTTCTACGCTCAGGTTACAAG GAGAATTGGTGACAATTCATACAAGAGCACAACATGgcaaataaaattcaacattatCACTGTGGATGAAGGTGGAACCTACACATTGCGGTTGGCACTTGCATCGGCCCACAATTCTGAGTTACAG ACAATGCAATTGCTAGGCATGGAATTCATGGCATATATTGGTTGTTTAATGTGGATATACCAGCTGCTCAACTCATGCAGGGGGAAAATACCATATATCTAA
- the LOC105177228 gene encoding probable rhamnogalacturonate lyase B isoform X1 — protein sequence MSGIGMHLWVKEHQVVIDNGVFQLTLSNPGGIIRGIQYHGIENLLELNNKDLNGGYLTFLLFKLFWDLNWSEAGSTKTRGKFDTIEGTSLRVIVETEEQVELSFTRTWDPSVQGEQAPLTIDRRFVMLRGSTGFYSYAIFEHSEDFPGFNLNTTRIAFMLRKDKFHYMAIADDRQRYMPLPDDRLPGRGQQLAYPEAVLLVDPVEPEFKGEVDDKYQYSCENKDNQVHGWICFDPPVGFWQITPSNEFRNGGPFKQDLTSHVNPTTLAIFVTSHYAGEDLILKFQPGEIWKKVFGPVFIYLNSVSDANDAFSLWSDAKEQMKKEVESWPYSFVASDDFPNSNQRGAVRGKMLVHDRCISKDAIPAKAAYVGLAPPGDDGSWQRESKGYQFWTTADENGYFAINDIRTADYNLYAWVPGFIGDYKCEIVLTITPGCDIDVGELTYEPPRNGPTLWEIGIPDRTAAEFYVPDPNPMYINKLYVNHPDRFRQYGLWERYTDLYPDKDLVYTVGVSDYRKDWFYAQVTRRIGDNSYKSTTWQIKFNIITVDEGGTYTLRLALASAHNSELQVRVNDSDADPPLFSTGVIGADNAIARHGIHGIYWLFNVDIPAAQLMQGENTIYLTQAKSSSPFQGIMYDYLRLEGPSPINSYT from the exons ATGTCTGGCATTGGAATGCATTTGTGGGTTAAGGAACATCAA GTTGTGATTGATAATGGAGTTTTCCAACTGACGCTGTCAAATCCAGGAGGAATTATCAGGGGCATACAGTATCATggaattgaaaatttgctaGAACTTAACAACAAAGACCTGAATGGCGGGTACCTGACATTCTTGTTGTTCAAACT GTTTTGGGACCTTAATTGGAGTGAAGCAGGGAGTACCAAAACGAGGGGAAAATTTGATAC aATTGAAGGGACAAGCTTGAGAGTTATTGTAGAAACTGAGGAGCAAGTAGAGCTTTCGTTCACAAGAACATGGGATCCATCAGTCCAAGGAGAACAAGCTCCTTTAACTATAGACAGGAG GTTTGTGATGCTTCGAGGATCAACAGGATTCTACTCTTATGCCATTTTTGAACATTCAGAGGACTTTCCTGGTTTCAACCTTAACACCACAAGGATTGCATTCATGCTCAGAAAAGACAA GTTTCATTACATGGCCATAGCAGATGACAGGCAAAGATATATGCCCCTGCCAGATGATCGGTTACCAGGAAGAGGTCAACAGCTGGCTTACCCAGAAGCAGTTCTCCTTGTTGATCCCGTGGAGCCCGAATTTAAAGGAGAA GTGGATGACAAATACCAATACTCATGTGAGAACAAAGATAATCAGGTGCATGGATGGATATGTTTTGACCCGCCTGTGGGTTTTTGGCAAATTACACCAAGCAATGAATTCCGTAATGGAGGACCCTTCAAACAAGACCTGACCTCCCACGTGAATCCTACCACCCTTGCG ATATTTGTTACATCGCATTACGCAGGAGAGGATCTGATACTAAAATTTCAACCTGGAGAAATATGGAAGAAAGTTTTTGGCCCAGTTTTTATCTATCTCAATTCTGTGTCAGATGCAAATGATGCATTTTCACTTTGGTCCGATGCCAAAGAACAG ATGAAGAAAGAAGTGGAGTCATGGCCCTACAGTTTTGTAGCCTCAGATGATTTTCCTAACTCTAATCAGAGGGGTGCAGTAAGGGGTAAAATGCTTGTACATGAcag GTGTATTAGCAAAGATGCTATACCGGCTAAAGCAGCCTATGTTGGCTTGGCCCCTCCAGGAGATGATGGATCTTGGCAAAGAGAATCTAAG GGGTATCAATTTTGGACTACTGCTGATGAAAATGGCTACTTTGCCATTAATGATATACGTACTGCTGACTATAATCTGTATGCATGGGTGCCTGGGTTTATTGGAGATTACAAGTGCGAAATAGTATTAACCATAACTCCAG GTTGTGACATTGATGTTGGTGAGCTTACATATGAGCCTCCAAGAAATGGTCCCACATTGTGGGAAATTGGCATCCCAGATCGTACTGCTGCTGAATTTTATGTTCCAGATCCCAACCCAATGTACATCAATAAACTATATGTAAATCATCCAGACAG GTTTAGACAATATGGATTATGGGAAAGATATACTGATTTATATCCAGATAAAGATTTAGTATACACCGTGGGTGTCAGTGACTATAGAAAAGATTGGTTCTACGCTCAGGTTACAAG GAGAATTGGTGACAATTCATACAAGAGCACAACATGgcaaataaaattcaacattatCACTGTGGATGAAGGTGGAACCTACACATTGCGGTTGGCACTTGCATCGGCCCACAATTCTGAGTTACAG GTCCGGGTCAATGATTCTGATGCTGATCCTCCCTTATTTTCAACTGGGGTAATTGGAGCAGACAATGCAATTGCTAGGCATGGAATTCATGGCATATATTGGTTGTTTAATGTGGATATACCAGCTGCTCAACTCATGCAGGGGGAAAATACCATATATCTAACACAAGCAAAGAGTAGTAGCCCCTTCCAAGGTATTATGTATGACTACCTTCGTCTGGAAGGTCCATCACCCATTAATTCCTACACTTGA
- the LOC105177228 gene encoding probable rhamnogalacturonate lyase B isoform X2: MTTGMVTAILEDSVVIDNGVFQLTLSNPGGIIRGIQYHGIENLLELNNKDLNGGYLTFLLFKLFWDLNWSEAGSTKTRGKFDTIEGTSLRVIVETEEQVELSFTRTWDPSVQGEQAPLTIDRRFVMLRGSTGFYSYAIFEHSEDFPGFNLNTTRIAFMLRKDKFHYMAIADDRQRYMPLPDDRLPGRGQQLAYPEAVLLVDPVEPEFKGEVDDKYQYSCENKDNQVHGWICFDPPVGFWQITPSNEFRNGGPFKQDLTSHVNPTTLAIFVTSHYAGEDLILKFQPGEIWKKVFGPVFIYLNSVSDANDAFSLWSDAKEQMKKEVESWPYSFVASDDFPNSNQRGAVRGKMLVHDRCISKDAIPAKAAYVGLAPPGDDGSWQRESKGYQFWTTADENGYFAINDIRTADYNLYAWVPGFIGDYKCEIVLTITPGCDIDVGELTYEPPRNGPTLWEIGIPDRTAAEFYVPDPNPMYINKLYVNHPDRFRQYGLWERYTDLYPDKDLVYTVGVSDYRKDWFYAQVTRRIGDNSYKSTTWQIKFNIITVDEGGTYTLRLALASAHNSELQVRVNDSDADPPLFSTGVIGADNAIARHGIHGIYWLFNVDIPAAQLMQGENTIYLTQAKSSSPFQGIMYDYLRLEGPSPINSYT, translated from the exons ATGACGACTGGCATGGTGACTGCAATACTCGAAGACTCG GTTGTGATTGATAATGGAGTTTTCCAACTGACGCTGTCAAATCCAGGAGGAATTATCAGGGGCATACAGTATCATggaattgaaaatttgctaGAACTTAACAACAAAGACCTGAATGGCGGGTACCTGACATTCTTGTTGTTCAAACT GTTTTGGGACCTTAATTGGAGTGAAGCAGGGAGTACCAAAACGAGGGGAAAATTTGATAC aATTGAAGGGACAAGCTTGAGAGTTATTGTAGAAACTGAGGAGCAAGTAGAGCTTTCGTTCACAAGAACATGGGATCCATCAGTCCAAGGAGAACAAGCTCCTTTAACTATAGACAGGAG GTTTGTGATGCTTCGAGGATCAACAGGATTCTACTCTTATGCCATTTTTGAACATTCAGAGGACTTTCCTGGTTTCAACCTTAACACCACAAGGATTGCATTCATGCTCAGAAAAGACAA GTTTCATTACATGGCCATAGCAGATGACAGGCAAAGATATATGCCCCTGCCAGATGATCGGTTACCAGGAAGAGGTCAACAGCTGGCTTACCCAGAAGCAGTTCTCCTTGTTGATCCCGTGGAGCCCGAATTTAAAGGAGAA GTGGATGACAAATACCAATACTCATGTGAGAACAAAGATAATCAGGTGCATGGATGGATATGTTTTGACCCGCCTGTGGGTTTTTGGCAAATTACACCAAGCAATGAATTCCGTAATGGAGGACCCTTCAAACAAGACCTGACCTCCCACGTGAATCCTACCACCCTTGCG ATATTTGTTACATCGCATTACGCAGGAGAGGATCTGATACTAAAATTTCAACCTGGAGAAATATGGAAGAAAGTTTTTGGCCCAGTTTTTATCTATCTCAATTCTGTGTCAGATGCAAATGATGCATTTTCACTTTGGTCCGATGCCAAAGAACAG ATGAAGAAAGAAGTGGAGTCATGGCCCTACAGTTTTGTAGCCTCAGATGATTTTCCTAACTCTAATCAGAGGGGTGCAGTAAGGGGTAAAATGCTTGTACATGAcag GTGTATTAGCAAAGATGCTATACCGGCTAAAGCAGCCTATGTTGGCTTGGCCCCTCCAGGAGATGATGGATCTTGGCAAAGAGAATCTAAG GGGTATCAATTTTGGACTACTGCTGATGAAAATGGCTACTTTGCCATTAATGATATACGTACTGCTGACTATAATCTGTATGCATGGGTGCCTGGGTTTATTGGAGATTACAAGTGCGAAATAGTATTAACCATAACTCCAG GTTGTGACATTGATGTTGGTGAGCTTACATATGAGCCTCCAAGAAATGGTCCCACATTGTGGGAAATTGGCATCCCAGATCGTACTGCTGCTGAATTTTATGTTCCAGATCCCAACCCAATGTACATCAATAAACTATATGTAAATCATCCAGACAG GTTTAGACAATATGGATTATGGGAAAGATATACTGATTTATATCCAGATAAAGATTTAGTATACACCGTGGGTGTCAGTGACTATAGAAAAGATTGGTTCTACGCTCAGGTTACAAG GAGAATTGGTGACAATTCATACAAGAGCACAACATGgcaaataaaattcaacattatCACTGTGGATGAAGGTGGAACCTACACATTGCGGTTGGCACTTGCATCGGCCCACAATTCTGAGTTACAG GTCCGGGTCAATGATTCTGATGCTGATCCTCCCTTATTTTCAACTGGGGTAATTGGAGCAGACAATGCAATTGCTAGGCATGGAATTCATGGCATATATTGGTTGTTTAATGTGGATATACCAGCTGCTCAACTCATGCAGGGGGAAAATACCATATATCTAACACAAGCAAAGAGTAGTAGCCCCTTCCAAGGTATTATGTATGACTACCTTCGTCTGGAAGGTCCATCACCCATTAATTCCTACACTTGA
- the LOC105177228 gene encoding probable rhamnogalacturonate lyase B isoform X3 translates to MSGIGMHLWVKEHQVVIDNGVFQLTLSNPGGIIRGIQYHGIENLLELNNKDLNGGFWDLNWSEAGSTKTRGKFDTIEGTSLRVIVETEEQVELSFTRTWDPSVQGEQAPLTIDRRFVMLRGSTGFYSYAIFEHSEDFPGFNLNTTRIAFMLRKDKFHYMAIADDRQRYMPLPDDRLPGRGQQLAYPEAVLLVDPVEPEFKGEVDDKYQYSCENKDNQVHGWICFDPPVGFWQITPSNEFRNGGPFKQDLTSHVNPTTLAIFVTSHYAGEDLILKFQPGEIWKKVFGPVFIYLNSVSDANDAFSLWSDAKEQMKKEVESWPYSFVASDDFPNSNQRGAVRGKMLVHDRCISKDAIPAKAAYVGLAPPGDDGSWQRESKGYQFWTTADENGYFAINDIRTADYNLYAWVPGFIGDYKCEIVLTITPGCDIDVGELTYEPPRNGPTLWEIGIPDRTAAEFYVPDPNPMYINKLYVNHPDRFRQYGLWERYTDLYPDKDLVYTVGVSDYRKDWFYAQVTRRIGDNSYKSTTWQIKFNIITVDEGGTYTLRLALASAHNSELQVRVNDSDADPPLFSTGVIGADNAIARHGIHGIYWLFNVDIPAAQLMQGENTIYLTQAKSSSPFQGIMYDYLRLEGPSPINSYT, encoded by the exons ATGTCTGGCATTGGAATGCATTTGTGGGTTAAGGAACATCAA GTTGTGATTGATAATGGAGTTTTCCAACTGACGCTGTCAAATCCAGGAGGAATTATCAGGGGCATACAGTATCATggaattgaaaatttgctaGAACTTAACAACAAAGACCTGAATGGCGG GTTTTGGGACCTTAATTGGAGTGAAGCAGGGAGTACCAAAACGAGGGGAAAATTTGATAC aATTGAAGGGACAAGCTTGAGAGTTATTGTAGAAACTGAGGAGCAAGTAGAGCTTTCGTTCACAAGAACATGGGATCCATCAGTCCAAGGAGAACAAGCTCCTTTAACTATAGACAGGAG GTTTGTGATGCTTCGAGGATCAACAGGATTCTACTCTTATGCCATTTTTGAACATTCAGAGGACTTTCCTGGTTTCAACCTTAACACCACAAGGATTGCATTCATGCTCAGAAAAGACAA GTTTCATTACATGGCCATAGCAGATGACAGGCAAAGATATATGCCCCTGCCAGATGATCGGTTACCAGGAAGAGGTCAACAGCTGGCTTACCCAGAAGCAGTTCTCCTTGTTGATCCCGTGGAGCCCGAATTTAAAGGAGAA GTGGATGACAAATACCAATACTCATGTGAGAACAAAGATAATCAGGTGCATGGATGGATATGTTTTGACCCGCCTGTGGGTTTTTGGCAAATTACACCAAGCAATGAATTCCGTAATGGAGGACCCTTCAAACAAGACCTGACCTCCCACGTGAATCCTACCACCCTTGCG ATATTTGTTACATCGCATTACGCAGGAGAGGATCTGATACTAAAATTTCAACCTGGAGAAATATGGAAGAAAGTTTTTGGCCCAGTTTTTATCTATCTCAATTCTGTGTCAGATGCAAATGATGCATTTTCACTTTGGTCCGATGCCAAAGAACAG ATGAAGAAAGAAGTGGAGTCATGGCCCTACAGTTTTGTAGCCTCAGATGATTTTCCTAACTCTAATCAGAGGGGTGCAGTAAGGGGTAAAATGCTTGTACATGAcag GTGTATTAGCAAAGATGCTATACCGGCTAAAGCAGCCTATGTTGGCTTGGCCCCTCCAGGAGATGATGGATCTTGGCAAAGAGAATCTAAG GGGTATCAATTTTGGACTACTGCTGATGAAAATGGCTACTTTGCCATTAATGATATACGTACTGCTGACTATAATCTGTATGCATGGGTGCCTGGGTTTATTGGAGATTACAAGTGCGAAATAGTATTAACCATAACTCCAG GTTGTGACATTGATGTTGGTGAGCTTACATATGAGCCTCCAAGAAATGGTCCCACATTGTGGGAAATTGGCATCCCAGATCGTACTGCTGCTGAATTTTATGTTCCAGATCCCAACCCAATGTACATCAATAAACTATATGTAAATCATCCAGACAG GTTTAGACAATATGGATTATGGGAAAGATATACTGATTTATATCCAGATAAAGATTTAGTATACACCGTGGGTGTCAGTGACTATAGAAAAGATTGGTTCTACGCTCAGGTTACAAG GAGAATTGGTGACAATTCATACAAGAGCACAACATGgcaaataaaattcaacattatCACTGTGGATGAAGGTGGAACCTACACATTGCGGTTGGCACTTGCATCGGCCCACAATTCTGAGTTACAG GTCCGGGTCAATGATTCTGATGCTGATCCTCCCTTATTTTCAACTGGGGTAATTGGAGCAGACAATGCAATTGCTAGGCATGGAATTCATGGCATATATTGGTTGTTTAATGTGGATATACCAGCTGCTCAACTCATGCAGGGGGAAAATACCATATATCTAACACAAGCAAAGAGTAGTAGCCCCTTCCAAGGTATTATGTATGACTACCTTCGTCTGGAAGGTCCATCACCCATTAATTCCTACACTTGA